The proteins below come from a single Roseiflexus sp. RS-1 genomic window:
- a CDS encoding G8 domain-containing protein, with translation MQRNPALIASVCALLVSILFAAGLSLAAPSSAHFPSVQITLASGDPPAPMDVQVESGAAVVWRNNDTQAHRLRSVDGSWRSPVIALGSDRHQVFVEPGRYPFVCDFDPGMSGVLTVQPDAYRVFLPLVIRSAPGAQSGERWSNPATWGGRVPQSGDAATIPAGKVVLLDVSPPPLQSLTIEGELVFDRRDLDLTVGWIMLHGQGRLRIGTPAEPFAHRATITLNAPNPNEDVMGMGTRGILLMGGSFEAYGVMPNRVWTKLNDHAAAGATTLTLSDTVNWQPGAQIVIAPTDFYGVAETERHTAQAVNGARVTLATPLQTSRWGRLQYVSSTGMTTTPTTEVTPLVLDERAEVGLLSRQIVIQGADDARWRNDRFGAQIMVMGSGVLRLDGVELRRVGQGGRPGRYPIHFHLLSYAADGSLIGDATQQLVTNSSIWNSTNRCITSCHKWHNDSQQYLL, from the coding sequence ATGCAGCGCAATCCAGCCCTGATCGCGTCGGTATGTGCATTGTTGGTTTCCATTCTCTTCGCCGCCGGTTTGAGCCTTGCCGCTCCCTCATCAGCGCATTTCCCCTCTGTACAGATCACGCTTGCGTCTGGCGATCCGCCTGCACCGATGGACGTGCAGGTTGAGTCTGGCGCCGCGGTTGTCTGGCGCAATAACGACACACAGGCACACCGTCTCCGCTCTGTCGATGGCAGCTGGAGATCGCCGGTCATCGCGCTAGGATCAGATCGGCATCAGGTATTCGTTGAGCCTGGACGCTATCCTTTTGTTTGCGATTTCGATCCAGGGATGAGCGGTGTGCTCACCGTTCAGCCTGATGCGTACCGCGTATTCCTGCCGCTGGTGATCCGCAGCGCACCGGGAGCGCAATCCGGCGAGCGCTGGTCGAACCCGGCGACGTGGGGCGGGCGTGTGCCGCAGAGTGGAGATGCGGCAACCATCCCGGCGGGCAAGGTCGTTCTGCTCGATGTCAGCCCGCCGCCGTTACAGAGTCTGACCATCGAAGGCGAATTGGTCTTTGATCGGCGCGATCTCGATCTGACTGTCGGCTGGATCATGCTGCATGGTCAGGGACGCCTGCGCATTGGCACGCCAGCCGAACCGTTCGCCCATCGCGCGACGATTACCCTCAACGCGCCCAATCCGAACGAAGATGTGATGGGAATGGGCACGCGCGGCATACTGCTCATGGGCGGTTCCTTCGAAGCGTATGGCGTGATGCCGAATCGTGTGTGGACGAAACTGAACGACCATGCCGCTGCCGGTGCAACCACGCTTACCCTCAGCGATACGGTGAACTGGCAGCCCGGCGCCCAGATTGTCATCGCGCCAACCGACTTCTACGGTGTGGCGGAAACCGAACGACATACAGCACAGGCGGTGAACGGCGCCCGGGTCACGCTGGCGACGCCTCTGCAAACATCACGCTGGGGTCGGTTGCAGTATGTCAGTTCCACCGGAATGACCACGACGCCGACAACGGAAGTAACGCCGCTCGTGCTCGATGAACGCGCCGAAGTGGGACTGCTCTCGCGTCAGATCGTGATTCAGGGCGCCGATGATGCACGCTGGCGCAATGACCGCTTTGGCGCTCAGATCATGGTGATGGGGAGCGGGGTCTTGCGCCTCGATGGCGTTGAACTGCGGCGCGTCGGACAGGGCGGGCGTCCCGGTCGCTATCCGATCCACTTCCATCTGCTTTCGTATGCAGCAGACGGCAGCCTGATCGGTGATGCGACTCAGCAACTGGTCACCAACTCAAGCATCTGGAATTCGACCAACCGCTGCATAACGTCATGCCACAAATGGCACAACGATTCGCAACAATATCTGCTATGA